The Candidatus Cloacimonadota bacterium genome segment TATTCGATCTTGAAAATTTGATCGACTTTTACTCTTTTCTCATTATATCTGTGAAAAAAATTCTCCATTTCCCGCAAAGTACTTCCGGACATAAAAATGTATTTATTGATATAACGCTGACCGCTTTCGATCTTTTTGGCAATGCGAACTTCACCTTCTCTATCCAGTAAAGGAACTCTTCCCATTTCTTTGAGATACATTCTGACCGGATCGTCATAATACCTTTTGATCTTGAATTTTTTCGGTGCTTTACTCTTAACTGATACTTTTTTCTTGGTCACTCTTTTATGAGTTTCATCGATCAAAACAATTCCTGTATCTGTTAAGTGAGTAATTATTTCCTCGATCTTATCGAGGTAAATAGGACTGTTCGGTAAAATATTATTGATCTGATTAAAAGTCAGCAGGTCGTTGTTTTTCCTGCCAAGCTCGATCAATTTCGTCAAACATTCGTTATAACTAAGCATTAATTCTCCTTAATATAAGGTCTTTCTAACAACTTTTTTATTTATACCAAGAATCTTTTTTTTCAGTTTGTTTTTCTTTTGAGATAGTTCCTTGAAGTTTTTTCCTTCGAAAATTTTTTTATTTATTTTTTTTAGTTCATCCTGATATTTTCTTAATTTAACCGTTTTAATAACTTCTTCAATATCAACCTTTGGAACATCTTCCATAAGCAACTCAGAGAAAGTATTCCTGGTTATCTCATCCTCTATCAAATCCAGCAAGCCGGCAACCTGGTTAATGTTCTCAATATGCTCAGCAATTTGCTCAAAAATTTTTTCATATATTCCTGATAAAAAATAATCTGAATTCAGCTGTTCTGCAACTTTTTTATAATAAGATTTTTCATTTAAGATGATTTTGAGCAGATCACGCTCCTCCTGAAATCTGGAGATTTCAGTTTTTTCTTCTTTTTTTACTTTTTGAAAATACTTTTTTCTTCTCCTGGAAAGAATGGAATGTTCTGATATTTTAAAGGTTTCAGCTATCTCTTTGGCAAAAAGTTCCTGAGAAATTTCCTCGGTCATTTCGTTCAGAACATCGAACAAAAGATTCAGTTTTGTTTTCTGATCGAGGTTAAGATTTTTATCCTCAAAGATAAATAAAGGTAACTTTTTTGCGTTTTTGATCTTATTTTCGAGAGCTTCATTTCCATTTTTAAGCAGGAAACTATCTGGATCATCATCAATCGGCAGCTCGATTATTTTTGCGTTTGCTCCTTTTTTAAGCACATTGGAAGCTGCTCTGATCGCTGCTTTTCGACCGGCAATATCTCCATCATATAAAAGATAGAAATTATTTGTGTACCTGCTTAATAAATTTATCTGGGAATCGGTCAGGGAAGTTCCGAGAGAAGCAACGGAATTGGTGAATCCTTTTTCATAAAGACGGAGGAAATCCAAATAACCTTCGGAAATCAGGGCAAAATCTTTTTTGGAAATTTCGTAACGAGTTGAGAACAGACCGTATAATTCATTTCCTTTAATATAAATTTCAGTTGTGGGAGAATTTATATATTTTCCCCCGGATTGATCTTCCGCTAAAGTCCTTCCTCCGAAAGCAATGATTTTCCCGTTTACAGAATGGATCGGGAACATTAAACGGTTGCGGAAAATGTCATAAGTTCCTTTCTCATTTTCTCCAAATAAACCTGTTTTCATCAGGATCTGCTCATTGATATTATTTTTAAGAAGATAATTCTTCAATCCGGCAAAACTATCCAGAGCATAACCGATTTCAAATTTTTTGATGGTTTCCGAAGATAGATTCCGTTTGATCAAGTATTCTTTTGCATATTTTCCGAATTTCTCCAGGTTTTCCCTGAAATGATGATTTGTGAGAGTATAAATTTTATAGATCAGGTCTTTTCGAGTTTGTTTCTTTTTATCAACTTTTGTTTCCTTAAAAGTTATGCCTGCTCGATGGGCGAGTTTTTTCAAAGCTTCAAAAAAGGAAATTTTTTCATAATCCCGCACAAAAGTGATAACATTTCCGGATTTCCCGCAGCCGAAACATTTAAAAATCTGTTTTTTCTCACTCACTACAAAGGATGGAGTTTTCTCGTCATGGAACGGGCAACGGGCTTTATAATTGCTTCCTGCCCGTTTTAACGGAAAATAACTACCGATCACATCAACGATGTTGTTGTGTTCGAGAATACTGTCTATTTGAGATTGATCCATTTTCCTATTTCCTGTAGTTCATAACTTGTTCTGAATCCCTTTTTCATCAAGATATTCTTTTTAGGGGAAACGGAACAAGTTCCGAACTACAATTTGAGGTTAATTTAACACTCCAGTTTGATAACAGTTACTCCATCTCCTCCGGTTTCCGGTGGGGGAGTAAAAAAGCTATTTATTTTTCTGCTTTTTCTGAGATACTGTCTGATCTTTGAACGCAGAGCTCCGGTTCCTTTTCCATGCACGATTCGAACTAAATTCAATCCGCTCAAAAGGGCATTATCGATAAATTCTTCAATTAAAGGTAAAGCTTCGTCGAATGTACATCCCAGAACTTTTAATTCAAATTTTATCTCTT includes the following:
- a CDS encoding DNA primase; translated protein: MDQSQIDSILEHNNIVDVIGSYFPLKRAGSNYKARCPFHDEKTPSFVVSEKKQIFKCFGCGKSGNVITFVRDYEKISFFEALKKLAHRAGITFKETKVDKKKQTRKDLIYKIYTLTNHHFRENLEKFGKYAKEYLIKRNLSSETIKKFEIGYALDSFAGLKNYLLKNNINEQILMKTGLFGENEKGTYDIFRNRLMFPIHSVNGKIIAFGGRTLAEDQSGGKYINSPTTEIYIKGNELYGLFSTRYEISKKDFALISEGYLDFLRLYEKGFTNSVASLGTSLTDSQINLLSRYTNNFYLLYDGDIAGRKAAIRAASNVLKKGANAKIIELPIDDDPDSFLLKNGNEALENKIKNAKKLPLFIFEDKNLNLDQKTKLNLLFDVLNEMTEEISQELFAKEIAETFKISEHSILSRRRKKYFQKVKKEEKTEISRFQEERDLLKIILNEKSYYKKVAEQLNSDYFLSGIYEKIFEQIAEHIENINQVAGLLDLIEDEITRNTFSELLMEDVPKVDIEEVIKTVKLRKYQDELKKINKKIFEGKNFKELSQKKNKLKKKILGINKKVVRKTLY